In Pseudobythopirellula maris, a single window of DNA contains:
- a CDS encoding glutamate synthase subunit beta gives MGKPTGFKEFPRNAVPYRDPLERAADYLEIYTHAPEEQLTTQGARCMDCGVPFCQSDSGCPIDNLIPEWNDLVYNGRWRDALDRLHKTNNFPEFTGRACPAPCEGACVLGITDPPVTIKNIENAIIDRGWDEGWVAPQPPSYETGKSVAIVGSGPAGLSAAQQLRRAGHAVKVYERADRIGGLCMYGIPNMKLDKGTVERRVEQLRAEGVEFHTGVHVGKEEDFAPGHMTAIMRERGVKVKFLDPNKLLKEKDAVLMATGATKPFDPTGRCPGRDLKGIHLAMDFLTRNTKSLLDSELSDKEFLSAEGLDVVVIGGGDTGADCIGTSLRHGAKSIVNFELMDQAPPERAPNNPWPQWPRVYRVDYSHAEVEAKTGKDPRAYHILTKEYVGKEGRVTGVKTVEVDWAQPVAGGAPFTEVPGSEKVWPADLVLLSTGFVGPELTVGEMLGVETQQPRGNWVTFSGKHGEFTTNVEKVFAAGDCRRGQSLVVWAINEGRGAARSIDEYLMGASSLPAPGTNLPQQVV, from the coding sequence ATGGGAAAACCCACCGGTTTTAAAGAGTTCCCCCGCAACGCGGTCCCCTACCGCGACCCGCTCGAGCGCGCTGCGGACTACCTCGAGATCTACACCCACGCCCCCGAGGAGCAGCTCACCACGCAGGGCGCGCGGTGCATGGACTGCGGCGTGCCGTTCTGCCAGTCGGACTCCGGCTGCCCGATCGACAACCTCATCCCCGAGTGGAATGATCTGGTCTACAACGGCCGCTGGCGCGACGCGCTCGACCGGCTGCACAAGACGAACAACTTCCCCGAGTTCACCGGCCGGGCCTGCCCCGCGCCGTGCGAGGGGGCCTGCGTGCTGGGCATCACCGACCCGCCGGTGACGATCAAGAACATCGAGAACGCGATCATCGACCGCGGCTGGGACGAGGGCTGGGTCGCCCCGCAGCCCCCCAGCTACGAGACCGGCAAGAGCGTCGCGATCGTCGGCTCCGGCCCCGCCGGGCTGTCGGCCGCCCAGCAGCTCCGCCGCGCCGGGCACGCCGTGAAGGTTTACGAACGCGCCGACCGCATTGGCGGCCTGTGCATGTACGGCATCCCCAACATGAAGCTCGACAAGGGGACGGTCGAACGCCGCGTCGAGCAGCTCCGCGCCGAGGGCGTCGAGTTCCACACCGGCGTCCACGTCGGCAAGGAGGAAGACTTCGCCCCGGGCCACATGACCGCCATCATGCGTGAGCGCGGCGTGAAGGTGAAATTCCTCGACCCCAACAAGTTGCTCAAAGAGAAAGACGCGGTGCTGATGGCCACCGGCGCCACAAAACCGTTCGACCCCACCGGCCGCTGCCCGGGTCGCGACCTGAAGGGCATCCATCTGGCGATGGACTTCCTCACCCGCAACACGAAGAGCCTGCTGGACTCGGAGCTCTCGGACAAGGAGTTCCTCTCGGCCGAGGGGCTCGACGTGGTGGTGATCGGCGGCGGCGACACCGGCGCCGACTGCATCGGCACGTCGCTAAGGCACGGCGCGAAGAGCATCGTGAACTTCGAGCTGATGGACCAGGCGCCCCCCGAACGGGCGCCCAACAACCCTTGGCCGCAGTGGCCGCGGGTCTACCGCGTCGACTACTCGCACGCCGAGGTCGAGGCCAAGACCGGCAAGGACCCCCGCGCGTACCACATCCTCACCAAGGAGTACGTGGGCAAAGAGGGCCGCGTCACCGGCGTGAAGACCGTCGAAGTTGACTGGGCGCAGCCCGTCGCCGGCGGGGCCCCGTTCACCGAGGTGCCCGGCAGCGAGAAGGTGTGGCCCGCCGATTTGGTGCTGCTGTCGACCGGCTTCGTCGGCCCCGAACTCACCGTCGGCGAGATGCTCGGCGTCGAGACCCAGCAACCGCGCGGAAATTGGGTCACTTTTTCGGGCAAGCACGGCGAGTTCACGACGAATGTCGAGAAGGTGTTCGCCGCCGGCGACTGCCGACGCGGCCAGAGCCTCGTCGTCTGGGCCATCAACGAAGGCCGCGGCGCGGCCCGTTCGATCGACGAGTACCTGATGGGCGCCAGCAGCCTGCCGGCGCCCGGCACCAACCTGCCGCAACAGGTGGTCTGA
- a CDS encoding four helix bundle protein, protein MMVDIDCPPEGRQFDLAERTACFGESVIRFVRLVSRDDVSGPLIRQLVRSATSIGANYLEADEAGTNKEFRYRISVCSREARETQHWLRMLATACPDHRAVARDHWQEAKELTLIFGSIHRKSKPTPK, encoded by the coding sequence ATGATGGTTGACATCGATTGTCCACCGGAGGGCCGGCAATTTGATCTGGCGGAGCGGACGGCTTGCTTCGGCGAGTCGGTCATCCGCTTTGTGAGATTGGTAAGCCGGGACGACGTCAGCGGTCCACTGATCCGACAACTCGTGCGGTCGGCCACGAGCATCGGAGCTAACTACCTCGAAGCAGACGAGGCCGGAACGAATAAGGAATTTCGCTATAGGATAAGCGTCTGTAGCCGCGAGGCCCGCGAGACTCAACACTGGCTGAGAATGCTGGCCACGGCGTGCCCCGACCACCGCGCCGTCGCCCGCGATCACTGGCAAGAAGCCAAGGAACTAACCCTGATTTTCGGATCTATCCACAGGAAGTCAAAACCGACGCCCAAGTGA
- a CDS encoding TerC family protein encodes MDDLFTLHNLFTLGMLILLQAVLGFDNLLYISIESKRAPDENQRAVRQWGIGIAIVLRIVLLFVVIRVIGMFQEPFLTIPEGGPIGWALSGDITLHAVIVLLGGVFILYTAVKEIMHMMAIEDVAHGVGDNNRSSTWMVVSKIVAMNLVFSFDSILSAMALTDNFWVMATAIVISGAMMIWLAEHVSEFLKKNRLYEVLGLFILFIVGVMLIGEGGHLAHLHLFGYIVEPMAKSTFYFTIAILVVIDIVQGRYQKKLMAEKHREIVENDATTA; translated from the coding sequence ATGGACGACCTCTTCACGCTCCACAACCTCTTCACCCTCGGCATGCTGATCTTGCTGCAGGCGGTGCTGGGGTTCGACAACCTGCTCTACATCTCGATTGAGTCGAAGCGGGCTCCCGACGAGAACCAGCGCGCCGTGCGCCAGTGGGGCATCGGCATCGCCATCGTGCTGCGGATCGTGCTGCTGTTCGTCGTGATCCGCGTGATCGGCATGTTCCAGGAGCCCTTCCTGACGATCCCCGAAGGGGGCCCGATCGGCTGGGCCCTTTCGGGCGACATCACCCTGCACGCGGTCATCGTGCTGCTGGGCGGCGTGTTCATCCTCTACACCGCCGTCAAAGAGATCATGCACATGATGGCGATCGAGGACGTCGCCCACGGCGTGGGCGACAACAACCGCTCGAGCACCTGGATGGTCGTCTCGAAGATCGTCGCGATGAACCTGGTGTTCTCGTTCGACTCGATCCTCTCGGCGATGGCGCTCACCGACAACTTCTGGGTCATGGCCACGGCGATCGTCATCAGCGGCGCCATGATGATCTGGCTCGCCGAGCACGTCTCGGAGTTCCTCAAGAAGAACCGCCTGTACGAGGTCCTCGGGCTGTTCATCCTGTTCATCGTCGGCGTGATGCTCATCGGCGAGGGGGGCCACTTGGCCCACCTCCACCTGTTCGGCTACATCGTCGAGCCGATGGCTAAGAGCACGTTCTACTTCACGATCGCCATCCTGGTAGTGATCGACATCGTGCAGGGCCGCTACCAGAAGAAGCTGATGGCCGAGAAGCACCGCGAGATCGTTGAAAACGACGCGACGACGGCCTAG
- a CDS encoding LysR family transcriptional regulator, with the protein MNFKALKIFCDVTKLRSFSKAAEVNGISQSNASQVVHHLEEHLGVQLIDRSTRPFVMTPEGEKYFDGARDICRRLEDLEREVVRVHDQVASRLTVAAIYSVGLAHMNRWLRAFLSQHPKADVRVEYVHPERVYEAVETEQADLGLVSYPVASKRIETLPWREERLVLVVDPAHPLAERSRSGGGLATVSINDLEGERLIASQQGLQIREEVDSLFARHKVGVEVAMEFDNIELMKRAIEIGAGVGLLPEPTVTPEVAAGTLVKLSLEGEQLARPLGILYRRDRELSETAQRFIKLLQDHANETTTAAPTPSHAKPVAAVARESLEPAGAPG; encoded by the coding sequence ATGAACTTCAAAGCGTTGAAGATCTTTTGTGACGTGACAAAGCTACGCAGCTTTTCCAAGGCGGCCGAAGTGAATGGCATCTCGCAATCGAACGCCAGCCAGGTGGTCCACCACTTGGAGGAGCACCTGGGGGTGCAGCTGATCGACCGGTCGACCAGGCCGTTCGTGATGACCCCCGAGGGAGAAAAGTACTTCGACGGCGCCCGCGACATCTGCCGACGCCTGGAGGACCTGGAGCGTGAAGTGGTGCGGGTCCACGACCAAGTCGCGTCGCGGCTCACCGTAGCGGCGATCTACTCGGTCGGCCTCGCGCACATGAACCGCTGGCTGCGGGCGTTTCTGAGCCAGCACCCGAAAGCCGATGTTCGGGTCGAGTACGTCCACCCCGAGCGCGTTTACGAAGCGGTCGAGACCGAGCAGGCCGACCTCGGACTGGTGAGCTACCCGGTCGCGTCGAAGCGCATCGAGACCTTGCCGTGGCGCGAAGAGAGGCTGGTGCTGGTGGTCGACCCGGCCCACCCGCTCGCCGAGCGTTCGCGAAGCGGCGGCGGTTTGGCGACCGTGTCGATCAACGATCTCGAGGGAGAGCGGCTGATCGCCTCGCAGCAGGGGCTGCAGATCCGCGAGGAAGTCGACAGCCTCTTCGCCCGCCACAAGGTGGGGGTCGAGGTCGCGATGGAGTTCGACAACATCGAGCTGATGAAGCGGGCGATCGAAATCGGCGCCGGCGTCGGCCTGCTGCCCGAGCCGACCGTCACGCCCGAGGTGGCCGCCGGCACGCTGGTGAAGCTCTCGCTCGAGGGCGAGCAGCTCGCCCGCCCGCTGGGGATCCTCTACCGCCGCGACCGCGAACTGAGCGAGACGGCCCAGCGGTTCATCAAGCTGCTGCAAGACCACGCCAACGAAACGACAACAGCCGCGCCGACCCCCAGCCACGCCAAGCCGGTTGCCGCCGTGGCCCGCGAGTCGCTGGAGCCCGCCGGAGCGCCGGGCTAG
- a CDS encoding SGNH/GDSL hydrolase family protein, which yields MRLLATTCLFASFLAAPCPAQIASAPTVEGVTLGPYAYETKPDHPAFDKFNLRKAPAAGPLLLEEGDRLAICGDSITEQKMYSRIIETYLTCCTPQLDVTVRQYGWSGEKTDGFLRRMEQDCLRFDPTVATLCYGMNDARYRPFDVTNGQWYEDHYRAIVRKFKAEGVRVVLGTPGCAGKTASWVGSRAGTLDEQNINLAALRDIAIGVAQSEGTRLADVFWPMLQAQVFAPGQHGATEENPYEVAGKDGIHPGWAGHVVMAYAFLKAMGLGGEIGTIEIDLADSSATASEGHEVESAADGELRVVSRRYPFCATGPLDRDDSVRSGTTLVPFYEDLSRFTLRATGGDAERYAVTWGQATEEYTAEQLAGGVNLAADFAATPFQAAFDRVDQAVAAKQAYETKQVKRVFHGSRGREDFDSAVEETEAERAPLAAAVEKDLEPVTHTITIRPIE from the coding sequence GTGCGTCTGCTCGCCACGACCTGCTTGTTCGCGTCGTTTCTCGCTGCTCCTTGCCCTGCTCAAATCGCCTCGGCCCCGACGGTCGAAGGCGTCACGCTCGGCCCCTACGCGTACGAGACCAAGCCCGACCACCCCGCGTTCGACAAGTTCAACCTACGCAAGGCGCCCGCCGCCGGGCCGCTATTGCTCGAGGAGGGCGACCGGCTGGCGATCTGCGGCGACTCGATCACCGAGCAGAAGATGTACTCGCGCATCATCGAGACCTACCTGACCTGCTGCACGCCTCAGCTCGACGTGACCGTGCGACAGTACGGCTGGAGCGGTGAGAAGACCGACGGCTTCCTGCGGCGCATGGAGCAAGACTGCCTGCGGTTCGATCCCACCGTGGCCACGCTCTGCTACGGCATGAACGACGCCCGCTACCGCCCGTTCGACGTCACGAACGGCCAGTGGTACGAGGATCACTACCGGGCGATCGTTCGCAAGTTCAAAGCAGAGGGGGTCCGCGTGGTGCTCGGCACGCCGGGCTGCGCGGGCAAGACCGCCTCGTGGGTCGGTTCTCGCGCCGGCACGCTCGACGAGCAGAACATCAACCTGGCGGCGCTGCGCGACATCGCGATCGGCGTCGCCCAGAGCGAGGGGACGCGGCTGGCGGACGTCTTCTGGCCGATGCTCCAGGCCCAAGTCTTCGCCCCCGGCCAGCACGGCGCCACGGAGGAGAACCCTTACGAGGTGGCCGGCAAGGACGGCATCCACCCCGGCTGGGCGGGCCACGTGGTGATGGCGTACGCCTTCCTCAAGGCCATGGGCTTGGGCGGCGAGATCGGCACGATCGAGATCGACCTGGCGGACAGCTCGGCCACGGCATCCGAAGGTCACGAGGTCGAGTCCGCCGCCGACGGCGAGCTGCGCGTCGTTAGCCGCCGCTACCCGTTCTGCGCCACGGGGCCGCTCGACCGAGACGACTCTGTTCGGTCCGGCACGACCCTCGTGCCGTTCTACGAAGACCTCAGCCGCTTCACGCTCCGTGCGACCGGCGGCGACGCCGAGCGCTACGCCGTCACTTGGGGCCAGGCGACGGAGGAATACACGGCCGAGCAGCTCGCCGGGGGCGTGAACCTGGCGGCCGACTTCGCCGCCACGCCGTTCCAAGCGGCCTTCGATCGCGTCGACCAGGCGGTCGCGGCCAAGCAAGCTTATGAGACGAAGCAGGTGAAACGCGTGTTCCACGGCAGCCGCGGCCGCGAGGACTTCGACTCAGCGGTCGAAGAGACCGAGGCCGAGCGCGCCCCGCTCGCCGCCGCCGTGGAGAAAGACCTCGAACCGGTGACGCACACGATCACGATCCGGCCGATCGAGTAG
- a CDS encoding peptidylprolyl isomerase: protein MSAQEAPASTGEAQNAASPSAQAQLDAALDAYKSTLRSIESLRSEYQTAPESQHEKLHEELLDLVKQGKEQVSAMLGHAAEAYRANPVADSEADQLLRAVARHSVVGHGGSGGDQYEQGLQVIDALVDGGAAADEKQLPLWGFVAAMFTNDFEAADRFLAIAKENGSLASQPEGEEAIAVYKLAMQHLPVLGDLKAMWAKEQQIRADEAAADDLPRVLFKTTKGDITLELFENEAPTAVANFVTLVKEGYYDGLLFHRVLGHFMAQGGDPLGTGSGGPGYSIACECYQPNARMHFRGSLSMAHAGRDSGGSQFFLTFTPTMHLNGKHTVFGRVIDGIEVLGELQRTDGEGAPPRDKILTAEVLRDRGHDYKFEKLPGR, encoded by the coding sequence GTGTCCGCCCAAGAGGCGCCGGCTTCTACGGGCGAGGCGCAAAACGCCGCTAGCCCCTCCGCCCAAGCCCAGCTCGACGCGGCGCTCGACGCCTACAAGTCGACCCTCCGGTCGATCGAGTCGCTCCGCTCGGAGTACCAAACCGCGCCGGAGTCGCAGCACGAAAAGCTCCACGAAGAGCTGCTCGATCTTGTGAAGCAGGGCAAAGAACAAGTGTCGGCGATGCTCGGCCACGCCGCCGAGGCTTACCGGGCGAACCCCGTGGCGGACTCCGAGGCGGATCAACTGCTGCGGGCCGTCGCACGCCATTCGGTGGTGGGCCACGGCGGATCGGGAGGCGACCAATACGAACAAGGCCTGCAGGTCATCGATGCTCTGGTCGACGGCGGCGCCGCGGCCGACGAGAAGCAGCTGCCGCTGTGGGGGTTTGTGGCCGCGATGTTCACCAACGACTTCGAAGCCGCCGATCGCTTCCTCGCGATCGCCAAAGAGAACGGCTCGCTCGCTTCGCAGCCCGAAGGCGAGGAGGCGATCGCCGTCTACAAACTCGCGATGCAGCACCTGCCGGTGCTCGGCGACCTGAAGGCGATGTGGGCCAAAGAGCAACAGATCCGCGCCGACGAGGCGGCCGCCGACGACCTGCCGCGCGTCTTGTTCAAGACCACCAAAGGGGACATCACTCTCGAATTGTTCGAGAACGAGGCCCCCACGGCCGTGGCCAACTTCGTTACGCTCGTCAAAGAGGGCTACTACGACGGCCTGCTGTTCCACCGCGTGCTCGGCCATTTCATGGCCCAGGGAGGCGACCCGCTTGGCACGGGCTCGGGCGGGCCCGGCTACTCGATCGCTTGCGAGTGTTACCAACCCAACGCACGCATGCACTTTCGCGGCTCGCTCAGCATGGCCCACGCCGGCCGCGACTCGGGAGGCTCGCAGTTCTTCTTGACCTTCACCCCCACGATGCACCTGAACGGCAAGCACACCGTATTCGGCCGCGTGATCGACGGCATCGAGGTCTTGGGCGAACTGCAACGGACCGACGGCGAGGGCGCCCCGCCGCGCGACAAGATTCTCACGGCCGAGGTGCTCCGCGACCGTGGCCACGACTACAAGTTCGAGAAACTCCCCGGCCGCTGA
- a CDS encoding glutamate synthase-related protein: protein MFNRRSLIHLPEKQGLYDPALEHDACGVGFIAHIKGEASHQIVVDSEDLLKRMDHRGACGCEENTGDGSGIMTALPHAFLQAAVKADLGIDLPEPGRFAAGNVFLPRIKSEREKCKAEVERIVAEQGQRLVGWRPVPTNSKKADIGPTARASEPVIEQLVIAASDNVEGEAFERQVYLIRKRASNLLRSDGSLKEAKIFYICSLSTKVIIYKGMLTTEQLYRYYKDLKDPAYVSHLAMVHSRFATNTFPSWDRAQPLRFMSHNGEINTVKGNANWMFARQGVLQSPPGGGFGDELPKLFPIVEPDCSDSGTFDNALEFLLMNGRSLQGSVMMMVPEAWQNHATMSESKRAFYEYHSALMEPWDGPASIVFTDGKYIGAVLDRNGLRPSRYYVTNDDRVIMGSEVGVVDVEPENVRLKGRLQPGKMFLVDFDEGRLIPDEEIKEGFASRQPYGDWLRAERIDLNDLHPEEEKHGFRASTLMARMQAFGFTVETLKFMLLPLIQVEKDPIGSMGNDSCLAVLSDKPRMIYDYFKQLFAQVTNPAIDSIREEVIMSLECYIGPEQNLLETTPEHAHRLRLAHPILSNEQLASLKHIYRNKAGKGWRAKTIDITWPVEEGAAGMRGAIDRVCQEAEAAIDEGYALVILSDRKLSAERVPLSALLATGAVHHHLVRCSKRTRIGLIVETGEAREVHHHCLLVGYGADAINPYLAFESLWQARRDGLIPDDDEGVVPHEESGEAEDPLSVPEDDEAHDPITGMDHQIVAKYRTGVAKGMLKVMAKMGISTLQSYKGAQIFEALGLRDEVIDLCFSGTASRVQGAGFDVLAEEALRRHKLGYPAHESSRLPLLPNPGEYHWRAEGERHMWTPLAISEIQAAARGGDKTAYQRFADLVNHDARNRCQLRGLLGFKKEANGGAIPIDEVMPASEIVKRFCTGAMSFGSISAESHETLAIAMNRLGGKSNTGEGGEDPARWTPDDNGDSRRSAIKQVASGRFGVTISYLSNADEIQIKISQGAKPGEGGELPGRKVDDTIARIRYSTPGVGLISPPPHHDIYSIEDLAQLIYDLKNANRAARISVKLVSEVGVGTVASGVVKGHADHVLIAGDGGGTGASPLTSIKHAGLPWELGIAETHQTLMMNDLRSRVILQTDGGLKTGRDVVIAALLGAEEFGFSTAPLITLGCIMMRKCHLNTCPVGIATQDPELRAKFSGKPEHVVNYLFMVAEDARQLMAELGFRTIDEMVGRVDALDTNKAIKHWKTDGLDLTKLLSPGPRPYPEAGAHCTMGQDHGLEKTLDLRELLEQAQPAIDSGKKVRYETRIVNTDRTVGTITSNEIAKKHGEAGLPDDTIRFRLTGHAGQSLGAFLAHGVTIELEGDANDYVGKGLSGGRVIVYPPKASTFKAEEQILVGNVCLYGATRGEAFLRGRAAERFCVRNSGAHAVVEGVGDHGCEYMTGGRAVILGPTGRNFAAGMSGGVAYVHAPDRDAFRLSCNLGMVELEDVTEADDVAELKELIEKHQNATDSAVAAELLDRWDDALGEFVKVMPTDYKRVLEEQKAKGKAEQPAAV, encoded by the coding sequence ATGTTCAACCGCCGTTCGCTCATCCACCTGCCGGAGAAGCAGGGCCTGTACGATCCCGCCCTGGAGCACGACGCCTGCGGCGTCGGCTTCATCGCGCACATCAAGGGCGAGGCGAGCCACCAGATCGTGGTCGACTCGGAGGACCTGCTCAAGCGCATGGACCACCGCGGCGCTTGCGGGTGCGAAGAGAACACGGGCGACGGCTCGGGCATCATGACCGCCCTGCCGCACGCGTTCCTGCAGGCGGCCGTGAAGGCCGACCTGGGGATCGACCTGCCCGAGCCGGGCCGGTTCGCCGCGGGCAACGTATTCCTGCCCCGCATCAAGAGCGAGCGCGAGAAGTGCAAGGCCGAGGTCGAGCGCATCGTGGCCGAGCAGGGGCAGCGGCTGGTGGGCTGGCGCCCGGTGCCGACCAACTCGAAGAAGGCCGACATCGGCCCCACGGCCCGCGCCTCGGAGCCGGTGATCGAGCAGCTGGTGATCGCCGCGTCTGACAACGTCGAAGGCGAGGCCTTCGAGCGCCAGGTCTACCTCATCCGCAAGCGGGCGAGCAACCTGCTGCGATCCGACGGATCGCTCAAAGAAGCCAAGATCTTCTACATCTGCTCGCTCTCGACCAAGGTGATCATCTACAAGGGCATGCTCACCACCGAGCAGCTCTACCGCTACTACAAGGACCTGAAAGACCCGGCCTACGTCAGCCACCTGGCGATGGTCCACTCGCGGTTCGCCACGAACACGTTCCCCAGCTGGGACCGCGCGCAGCCGCTGCGCTTCATGAGCCACAACGGCGAGATCAACACCGTCAAGGGCAACGCGAACTGGATGTTCGCCCGCCAGGGGGTCCTGCAGAGCCCGCCGGGCGGCGGATTCGGCGACGAGCTGCCGAAGCTCTTCCCGATCGTCGAGCCCGACTGCAGCGACTCCGGCACGTTCGACAACGCGCTGGAGTTCCTGCTGATGAACGGCCGCTCGCTGCAGGGCTCGGTCATGATGATGGTCCCCGAGGCGTGGCAGAACCACGCCACGATGTCCGAGTCGAAGCGCGCCTTCTACGAGTACCACTCGGCGCTGATGGAGCCGTGGGACGGCCCCGCGTCGATCGTCTTCACCGACGGCAAGTACATCGGCGCGGTCTTGGACCGCAACGGCCTGCGGCCCTCGCGGTACTACGTGACGAACGACGACCGGGTGATCATGGGCAGCGAGGTCGGCGTGGTCGACGTCGAGCCGGAGAACGTGCGTCTGAAGGGCCGCCTCCAGCCGGGCAAGATGTTCCTGGTCGACTTCGACGAGGGCCGCCTGATCCCGGACGAAGAGATCAAGGAAGGTTTCGCCTCGCGCCAGCCGTACGGCGATTGGCTTCGCGCCGAGCGGATCGACCTGAACGACCTCCACCCCGAGGAGGAGAAGCACGGCTTCCGGGCCAGCACGCTGATGGCCCGCATGCAGGCGTTCGGCTTCACGGTCGAGACGCTCAAGTTCATGCTGCTGCCGCTCATCCAAGTCGAGAAAGACCCGATCGGCTCGATGGGCAACGACAGCTGCCTGGCGGTCCTCAGCGACAAGCCGCGGATGATCTACGACTACTTCAAGCAGCTGTTCGCCCAGGTGACGAACCCCGCGATCGACTCGATCCGCGAGGAAGTCATCATGTCGCTCGAGTGCTACATCGGCCCCGAGCAGAACCTGCTCGAAACCACCCCCGAGCACGCCCACCGGCTCCGGCTGGCGCACCCGATCTTGTCGAACGAGCAGCTCGCCTCGCTCAAGCACATCTACCGCAACAAGGCCGGCAAGGGCTGGCGGGCGAAGACGATCGACATCACTTGGCCGGTCGAGGAGGGGGCCGCAGGCATGCGCGGCGCCATCGACCGCGTTTGCCAAGAGGCCGAGGCCGCCATCGACGAGGGGTACGCCCTCGTGATCCTGTCGGACCGCAAGCTGTCGGCCGAGCGCGTGCCGCTCAGCGCGTTGCTGGCCACCGGCGCCGTGCACCACCACTTGGTGCGTTGCTCGAAGCGGACCCGCATCGGCCTGATCGTCGAGACCGGCGAGGCCCGCGAGGTGCACCACCACTGCCTGCTGGTCGGCTACGGCGCCGACGCGATCAACCCCTACCTGGCGTTCGAGTCGCTCTGGCAGGCGCGGCGTGACGGCTTGATCCCCGACGACGACGAGGGCGTGGTGCCGCACGAGGAGTCGGGCGAGGCCGAGGACCCGCTCTCCGTGCCCGAGGACGACGAGGCCCACGACCCGATCACGGGCATGGACCACCAGATCGTCGCGAAGTACCGCACCGGCGTGGCCAAGGGCATGCTCAAGGTGATGGCCAAGATGGGCATCTCGACACTGCAGAGCTACAAGGGCGCCCAGATCTTCGAGGCCCTCGGCCTGCGCGACGAGGTCATCGACCTCTGCTTCAGCGGCACCGCCAGCCGCGTGCAGGGCGCAGGGTTTGACGTGCTCGCCGAGGAAGCCCTGCGGCGTCACAAGCTCGGCTACCCCGCGCACGAGTCGTCCCGGCTGCCACTGCTGCCCAACCCGGGCGAGTACCACTGGCGCGCCGAGGGCGAGCGCCACATGTGGACCCCGCTGGCGATCTCCGAGATCCAGGCCGCCGCCCGAGGCGGCGACAAAACCGCCTACCAGCGGTTCGCCGACCTGGTGAACCACGACGCCCGCAACCGCTGCCAGCTGCGTGGCCTGCTCGGGTTCAAGAAAGAAGCCAACGGCGGCGCGATCCCGATCGACGAGGTCATGCCCGCCAGCGAGATCGTCAAGCGATTCTGCACCGGGGCGATGTCGTTCGGCTCGATCTCGGCCGAGTCGCACGAGACGCTCGCCATCGCGATGAACCGCCTCGGCGGCAAGAGCAACACCGGCGAGGGGGGTGAGGACCCGGCGCGCTGGACCCCCGACGACAACGGCGACTCGCGCCGCTCGGCCATCAAGCAGGTCGCCTCCGGCCGGTTCGGCGTGACGATCAGCTACCTGAGCAACGCCGACGAGATCCAAATCAAGATCTCCCAAGGCGCCAAGCCGGGCGAAGGTGGCGAGCTGCCCGGTCGCAAGGTCGACGACACGATCGCCCGGATCCGTTACTCAACGCCCGGCGTCGGCCTCATCAGCCCCCCGCCGCATCACGACATCTACTCGATCGAAGACCTCGCCCAGCTGATCTACGACCTGAAGAACGCCAATCGGGCCGCCCGGATCAGTGTGAAGCTGGTCTCGGAGGTCGGCGTCGGCACGGTCGCCTCGGGCGTCGTCAAAGGCCACGCCGACCACGTGCTGATCGCCGGCGACGGCGGCGGCACCGGCGCCTCGCCGCTCACCAGCATCAAGCACGCCGGCCTGCCGTGGGAGCTCGGCATCGCCGAGACCCACCAGACGCTGATGATGAACGACCTCCGCAGCCGTGTGATCCTGCAGACCGACGGCGGCCTGAAGACCGGTCGCGACGTCGTGATCGCCGCGCTCTTGGGCGCCGAGGAGTTCGGCTTCAGCACCGCGCCGCTCATCACGCTCGGCTGCATCATGATGCGCAAGTGCCACCTGAACACCTGCCCCGTGGGCATCGCCACCCAAGACCCCGAACTGCGGGCCAAGTTCTCCGGCAAGCCGGAGCACGTGGTGAACTACCTGTTCATGGTCGCCGAGGACGCCCGCCAGCTGATGGCCGAGCTCGGCTTCCGCACGATCGACGAGATGGTCGGCCGCGTCGACGCGCTCGACACGAACAAGGCGATCAAGCACTGGAAGACGGACGGCCTGGACCTGACCAAGCTGCTCTCTCCCGGCCCGCGGCCATACCCCGAGGCGGGCGCCCATTGCACGATGGGCCAAGACCACGGGCTCGAGAAGACTCTCGACCTCCGCGAGCTACTCGAGCAGGCCCAGCCGGCCATCGACTCGGGCAAGAAGGTCCGCTACGAGACCCGCATCGTCAACACCGACCGCACGGTCGGCACGATCACGTCGAACGAGATCGCCAAGAAGCACGGCGAGGCGGGCCTGCCGGACGACACGATCCGGTTCCGGCTCACCGGCCACGCCGGCCAGAGCCTCGGCGCCTTCCTGGCCCACGGCGTGACGATCGAACTCGAAGGCGACGCGAACGACTACGTCGGCAAGGGCCTGTCGGGCGGCCGCGTGATCGTTTACCCGCCGAAGGCCTCGACCTTCAAGGCCGAAGAGCAGATCCTCGTCGGCAACGTCTGCCTGTACGGCGCCACCCGCGGCGAGGCGTTCCTACGCGGACGCGCCGCCGAGCGGTTCTGCGTTCGCAACAGCGGCGCCCACGCCGTGGTGGAGGGCGTTGGCGACCACGGCTGCGAGTACATGACCGGCGGCCGCGCGGTGATCCTCGGCCCCACCGGCCGCAACTTCGCGGCCGGCATGTCGGGCGGCGTGGCGTATGTCCACGCCCCGGACCGCGACGCCTTCCGCCTGAGCTGCAACCTCGGCATGGTCGAGCTCGAAGACGTGACCGAAGCCGACGACGTCGCCGAACTCAAAGAGCTCATCGAGAAGCACCAGAACGCGACCGACAGCGCGGTGGCGGCTGAGCTCTTGGACCGCTGGGACGACGCCCTCGGCGAGTTCGTCAAGGTGATGCCAACCGATTACAAACGCGTGCTGGAGGAGCAGAAGGCGAAAGGCAAGGCAGAACAACCGGCGGCGGTTTAA